ATTGAGTGTACTCTATCGATCCTTTGATCAGTATTCCTCTATAAAAAGGCCGACCGATCCTTTACTTAGAAAAACGTCCCCTACTGCAGAGtacaacatctctctctctctctctctctctctctgaaaaggGAATCAAGGAATGGAAGGGTCAAAGAAGAGGGTATCATGGAGCAGAAGATCAAGAACAGGAGGATCGTCGTCACTGGGAAGGTGTCTAAAGCAGCAAAGAGCAAGGCTTTACATTATGCGGAGATGTGTTGTCATGCTACTCTGCTGGCATGACTAAACTCAGATGATCAACTTTTATTATTACTACGTACTACTTCTATCTCTCGTTTtactaattttcaaattaaCGGCGAGCGGAGCCGACCCGAGTTAATTAAAGCTCGAGGTGCGGCCGTTTCGGCCCCCGGAAAATTTGCGAATTTAGAattctgatctctctctctcccactctctCTATTGTGTAAATAGTAGTAGCAATTAATGAGAAATGTTGAGTATTTAGTGCTAGTGTTACTTTTCTCTACTTACCTTCTtcttttgattttcatttttcagaaTTAGCTAGTAGAATATTGGTGAATCAATGATAATATTGGTATATTAATCACTAATCGCTTGATAAGTATCGGCATTAATGGACACTGATTAACTAAGCAAAGTACTTATGTAGTTatgttaattttaaaaagcttAAGCATGGGCGGAGCTAATTAAGTAGAGTGGGGGAGTGGCACGGTCCAGGCGCCCGGTTTCGTAAGTAATCCTATTTTATACTAATAGGTTAGGCACTTTTCGGTGTCCAAACAAATGAATTTTTCAAATGATGAAAAATAGCAATTTAAAAggtgaatggttcggatcataaaaaaaaaatgtctcgATGGCTTTCATAGTTTAAAGACCGCACGCATGAGAATTGAATCAAGTATTTATTCTttataatgaaaaaaatatcaatattgTATCACATTttcaccataaaaaaaaaactaacaatacATTGGAGTCTCATTAACAAGCCCCGATCCCGAAATATAAATCATGTCTCCGCCACTCAAGTATCTTCTTAGCCAGTTGAGTATGAAATTTTTGAAGGATTAGGTTCAGTCTTTGAAAGATTGAGCTCAATCAAATATATATCACTGTTTTTAGATGAAAGCTtatttagagcatccacatttgAACATTCATATGAAACCGATGCACTTAGTACCAGTGGTGAAGCTAGGATTTAGATTCGGGAGAGGCCTAagttcaaacaaacaaactttCAACCTCAAATTATTGGAAAACCCTAATTGCAatatattcaaaattcaaaaacacaATTCTCAGTTCCTAATTTTATGTGTCAGAACATGCAATGCTCATCCAAATTACTAACAGATTCGTAGTTTAAAAcggcaaaaaaaaagtaggCGGGAGGGAGGACCTCCCTTATACACCACTGCCCTTGCGAAGCATCCCGTAGAAATATGTGGTAGAGAAGAATGTTGTCCAAAACCACTCAATAATTTTTACTACATTTTAGAAACGTGGAAGTCGTGTTACTGATCAAAAATTAGGTCacaatttatcaaacaaaaaaaaaaatcagtcaCAGTTGAGTAGTACTCTCCCTCAGTACTAGTACTATTCACTATTCAGTCACAGTTGAGTAGTACACTTCTACTGTTCTACACCATCTTGTATGGGAGCGTTTCGaaattccacacaaatgatctaagccgtttaatttgtttaaattttttttgaaaggttcttgtaaaaaattagtccAACTAGATATCAGTAAATGTTTGAttcatgcattctttttttggTCCGAACGATTTTTTTGGCTTCGAATCGTatggaccaaaaaaaataacgtgTGAATCAAGCATTTACCAATATCTGacgaagctaattttttacaaggacctttcaaaaaaaattctgaacaaATTGGAAAGCTCTAAATATTTGTGTGAGACCTCAAAATAGGTACCGTACAAGGTGGTGTACAAGTGTTTTACACAAAACATTACTCGTTTTTTTAActccattgttttttttttttgggtcctcTTTCTAAATGATAATTCTAAGGGGACCGACCATATATGCACTTACAGTGCACATATAAAAGGACAATTTATCTTATTAGAAACATTCTTCGCAAATAAAAATACTCCCTCTTTCCCGGTTTAaacattttttgcaaatttgtttatccaattTTGACATACATGTCTTTCAAAAACTTATTTATATCtcataatttataatgttttataatatatttttcaaaaatatcatattatagaactaattgagatgtatcaaataagattcatattgcatataaaaatcATTATAGATAGAAACATGTAGAAAATTTTGTAAGACGTCCCAAATAttaaaaagagacaaacaaatcgggtcAAATGGAATAAGAGCATCTTAAAAAATCGTAATGTTCGTAAGCTAATCTAGACACTCGTGTGATCAAAAAACtgtccaaaaccaaaaccccccactccccccccccccccccaaaaaaaaaccttttctaCTACATCACTGACAACCATACTTTTACACGTGCCGGTGATTCTTTTCCAATCGCGTCAAAGTTTTGGGCACCATGTGCTGCCTGCAATTCGATCTCTCCACGCGTCAATGATTCCCCTCTCCAATTTCAGGAGCGAGCAATTTGCAGTGTTTGTTCTTTGACACGTATACACATTACCCTGCATACCCCTACATATTACACTAGCTCGAAGGGGAGGGTGGGGGCCTGATTGATTTGTGAGTTCCTTCCGCTCATGTCAGTGTTGGAAATGTTTGTGCAAAATGCGTCCCCAAGTGGAGTTGGCCGCCCTGGAAGAAAAATTGTATTAGATGACGAATGAAAATAGAGTGATGTTACAGGTACTGAAATCGTAAGGACGGTCGCGTCaggccgtcttcggccaccggacggtcgaaccgaacaattcaaaaattctaaaaaagaaaaacgagaTTAAGAGAAAATGTTAGCAATTGCTTATACAGTAACAAAATGTTACCCCTCATCATGTTTCAAGGTCCTTCGCGGAAGTACAACTCATTATTTACCCTTGGTGAAATTAAGAGAAAAGTTGCCATAAATGTTGAAAATAGTAATGCTATAGCCATTAGGAACATAAAGTTCCGGCGTTGAAAAGGAAATCGATGACTTGTGCCTCTTATCAGAGCGCTGAAGTGTGTTATTATCGCAATTCTTCTTTCGGTGCCGAGTTTTACGGTTAATTTGagattatataatttttttgacttgttaTTCAGAGCATGCAAAACCTACGTTACGTGCGTACAGTGCACTATATgtacaagaaggaaaaaaatagaataagaaaagagagagaaagggtccaagaaaaccatgccaaaacaagaaaaataaggaTCAATGGTAATTATGAAGCGTCTTTAATTTATCTTAAGAGCCCCTTGTTTAAGCAGATTAATATTGAATATATGGATATTGAGTTTCCTAAGATATATCACCCCATCTGATCATTAATGGTGACTAGAGTAATatataaaattaattatattgtaTATATTTCACACTTGTTTACATATCGTGACTAGACATGTATATCTCGACTCCTCAAAATAGGAGATAAAGTTCCCGCATGCATCCAGACCATGACAATAATCAGCAAAATGACGAGCCCAAATGGCTTAAGACCCAATGGGCCTTTACAAGCCTCCCATTTGGAATGGGCCAAATTATGAAAGagaattgggaaaatgacggccaatgacgtgttttgataattaatactcgtcaaggacattttcagcattaacaaatattcttagcttgtccataacgggtattaattatcaaaatatatcctatgccgtcattttcccaagagaatttcttttaacaaaaatgGACCTATATTTAGCAACGGGAAATGACAAGCCGGTCCTATTTTTTTGGCTGGGTTCCGTGTCAACTCTTTTTTGTCAATGCTATTCTGTCAAAACTCTTTTTAAAGATGCTTTTACTCTTTTGCCCTTgtcatttttacacacccaaaaTTCACACTTCTCTTAAGAATTCACACTCCCTAAAATTCACCCCCATAATTCACTCCCTAGTAATTATGTTATGATACatgtacttcttttttttcccccaattgGTAGGATACGatacttaggccatccacagtggtataataacaaaaagataaccaaaagttgacacatcagcttttgattattcacttaagaggttgttaagcttaacaatgttgagcttcacaatgatcatttctagtccataaccaaaataagggtccactacaatttcattttctctctctctccccctttgttttccgccattcacttccctccatttatgtttttttggataaaaatatgtCGATtctttctcttaattttgggcAAAAATGGTTGACTTTATTTCCttctattatgaattttttttgagggaaaaaatacaaacgggaaagaagagtgaaataccttaattcgGCGACGATGGGTTAAATTGTAGATAATCGAGagatataattttcattttttgagggagttaaagagaaatagtttgtgagtaaagtgaaaaagatatagtgTAGGCGAagaatagaagaagaaaataccagttgaaacatAAGTACTATTGTAAGCCATCTTTTAAagtttggaactagttaacttatgtggtgtgaggtccacaaattttgattattgaaaaaggttgctaattttggttatccaaagtacaaaatttgattatttctaaagatgttgctaagtttaatTAGGCTCCATTCCAGAACTCAATATAAGTacttacggagtattttttaagaaggcaatttcaagctcaaaaataatgtgtttacgtcaagaattttcctaccaatatggatcttgttcgatagatcttatcgagatcttttatacggtgcaaaaaaaatcaaaaaattaattttcatttacattagtttttagtttgaaaatgtgaaataagtatttattttttaagaaggtgttctggaacggaaccTTATACTATTGTAAGTCATCTTTTGcactaacattgttaattttaaaaacaattgaattttttattataccactgtgtgGATGGCCTTATTCCGGGCATTTTGTTTGGTAACTAGAGCACTCCTATCATGTAGTGGAAAACGTTGGGGAACTTCATTGAAAACATGGTTAACCTATTCGAATTTCAGAATGGTCCACTGCTATCGGTAGTAAAATATTAACGAGACGTGTTGCTGTTTtgtgaatacttttttttttttttgatccggctGTTTTGTGAATActtgttttcctcttctttaAACTTCCATTGATTTTCcctttaaaaattaaaaaaaaaaactccccgGCCATGATTTGTTTTGTGCAAATATGTGTTATAATTAGACGGTTGAAAATGATCGCTAAATTGACGGACATGTACCCTTCCAAATATATTAGTGGTGGACAAAAATTGAACCTTCGACCCTAGGTGAACTTAGCCATTAACCAAATCAATTGGGCTAGCTCGCATCGCAAGTTCGATATTCAAGGGTTTGGCTTGGacttcttcaaaaaaaaaaagaaaaaaaaaaggaagtagGGGCCTTTTTTTAATCATGCCCTGGGGGACAAAAGGTTTATTTTCCTAATTCCATCACTTTTCTGATTTTACAAAGAAacgagaaatagaaaaagaatataaattaaaagaagaaagtTGCAACTTGTAACTTTACAATCTGTAGGTTGTTTGAAGGCAAATTATATTCATCTTTCTGAAGCATAAAGTTTGTGGGTTTAGCTGTTCAGTAAGAGCCTCTTTCATCCCTggcattttcattttcattttcttctcttttattttattttatttctgaaAATTAAGCTAAATCGATTGAGGCTGTTTATTTGACTGGATTAGCACTGAGAGAGAATATATAGTTCATATGCTAAATAACTTCTCACTGCAGTAAACCCATATTGTTTCGTCATTCAGGTGATGCCTTTAATTTACTTACGCAATTAACAATCTTTTTACCTGTGTATAGCACGAGTTGATTGCTAGCTAGTTTCAAAGCATAAATATATACGGTGCATCTCAACGCATTTTTAGATAATTAATATACAGCCACAAGAAACAAGATCCTCTCATGTGCTCCTCATACGGTACAAATAATTAAAATGGGACCTTACGCAATGATTTGAGCCATTTATTTAAGAGTCCCTGATGTGTTTATGTATAGAAACTGTTTACTAACTTGTTGGGAAAAGAAGGGTGTgaggttggtggtggtggtgggagggtAGAAATCAAAACTAGTTGTATAATTTCACTTTTCAATACTTAATTCGGAAGAAAATGTATCTGTTTGAATTATTGTTTTCATCATTGTTCACACAATTATTAGCACCATTTTTATTCATCCCATACAATTCACTATGCAAATAATTATATCAATGATGAAAACTCCTTATTTCAACAAATCAAATCGGACATATTTTCGTAGTACATGGTTGTTGTCAATAATTCACAAGCGACaatcaaccaaaataaaaatacttgaTTGGGGTTTTCCGCAGCGCACTCAATCAAGATTGATATTTTTCTTAACACTTGATTTTATCGTTGAcgccatcttcttctttttttttgtcctcgTGCATGTGAAACAACTATTCTACATGTGTGATGTTGTAACCTTTTCACAAATGAAATGATTACTTGTGCAATAAGTACACGTAATTGACATCAAAAGAACATAATAGATACTCCTAATAAAGTGCCGAATGTGTAGCAAGCAAGAACCAAAATTGGTAGCCAAATAGTAGGGGAACTTTGGCTGCGCAGCAATTGGTTCTTCATTCAATTCCACACACAGACACacgcacactctctctctctctctctctctctcctccctaaAACCCATCCACCTGAAAGTACAATCCTCTCAGTTCCAAATCATCAAACCCTAGATTCCCTCCATAATTTCCCccctctcaaaaaaaaaaaaaaccccaaaaaacacCACCACAATTTTCCTTCCTAACCAAACACACCCTTCCCCCATGGATCACACCCACCAGACCTCAAAACCCTAACGAAACTCCCACCACCCCCCCTGACTCACCGAGTCCCCAATGGACCACCGCCGTGCGCCCCGTACCGTGATCGACCCAAAAGTCCGCCACGTGGGGTTCTTCGCCCCGGCCGGGCCCAGCAGCCCGCTCGGGCCGTCCCCCTCCTCTCGTCCTCAGGTCACCGACCTCTCCCCCTCCGGTAACTCCCTCTCTCCTGTCATGATCCCGCCTCCCCGTCCGGTCCAGTTCCCTGCGTTTCCCCTCTCCCCATTCCGTCGGCCCTCAGCCGCGGGCGAGTCGGTCCCCGTCGGGAGCTACAATCGGTCGGAATTCGCCTCGCCCACGGCGTCGTTCGGGGAGTTTTCGGAAGACAGAGCCTCCTCGCCGGGCCGGGCTCACCGGAGTAATAGCGGTAAATTTGCTTCCTCTCTGCCTAGCGGTGGGATCAAGTTTGCGGCGGGAAAACAGAGTAATTTACCGGCGAGTAGTTTGACCACGGTGTCGGTGGTCAATATGCCTCCTGGTGTTTCTGGTGAGAAACTGCTTCTCACTTGCATTTATGTTTATGTATTTATGTGTGTAAGTATTTTGATGAGTAAGCATGCATTTATACGAAATACCACAGAAAAGAGTCAAAAGACCCAAGTCACAATACGCGAGCACAGGgcaaggattatgtgactaagccAAAATACAGTGTCTAATCAAAAGAGGTGAACAATGAAATTTAGGTTAGAAATAAGATCTCCTAGACGAAAAGAGAATTTTGAGATAAATCTTATGcaccaaaaatgaaaagccatGTAAAACCAATGCAGAAAATTCAGAACGGTAATTTTGAGTTAAATCTTTGGATAGCTGAATTGGATTCCTAAAGAATATGCAACTTATGATATAGAAAGGGGCTAGAAACCAAGGCAGTTTCTTCCTTTTCCGCTTCCATCCATGACCTCAGCTTTCTAACTACTGGCTAACATAAGCAAGGCATACCGAAAGGACCCAGAACATGTTTAAAGAGAGATTCCAAAGTTCTCGAGCCAACTCACGAGGATGGAGCAAGTGTTCCACAGTCTCTTCCTTGAAGCAGCAAATAGAATGTCTGTTTGCCGTTTTAAATCCTTTCTTCGTTCAATTATCTCCGTCAAAATTGGATCTAAGGTTGCAGTCCTCACACACAGAAAGTCACATTAGTTGGCACCCCTGACTTCTAAATGATCTGCGAACAGATAATTTATCTCTGACCCTCATGCAGTTGTAGATTAACGTGTTAGACCCATTTGTATCTGCATTGATGggttgtatgtatgtatatggtGTGTGGGTACTTGTCGTGTTGTGCATATGCTGgatattatttttaagagtGACTGTTGTTATTGATACTATGAAGGAAATGGCTAACACTTGAATGGAGACCAACCTTTCTAGTTTTGGACTTGTTGAAGGAGATGATTCTTATGATGGAATGTAGATACTGGAGCATTGATTTATCGTCTGATTCTACCACTAGTTTTATGAAGAATGAGAATGGTCCATATTATGTATGCtgcttttttcccttcttgttCTCCACCTCCCAACTCAGCAcgggctttttttgttttgctagaAGAAAGAAGCTAAAAGATGGAGTCTTGAATCTCCCATTATGTTATCTGTAAAACAGAAGTATGGGATATCCTCATCTGTTTATGAAGACATGACATTGT
This DNA window, taken from Rhododendron vialii isolate Sample 1 chromosome 8a, ASM3025357v1, encodes the following:
- the LOC131336527 gene encoding small polypeptide DEVIL 4-like; the protein is MEGSKKRVSWSRRSRTGGSSSLGRCLKQQRARLYIMRRCVVMLLCWHD